CAAATTTGGAAGTGTAAATATGTCCATCGTCTTTTTCAAGTGGTTGATTTTGTCCAAAATCATTAACAAATTCAGGATTCTTAAAATAAGACCCATGATTTGAAATGCCCATGGGAAATTCTCCGCATCCCATTGAAGGACTACGGGTACCCAAAGGAGTTGTTGTTATAGCCATCCACGCCACTTCATCAACGTATGTCATGTTCGAGAATAAAGATGCCGGAAAATATCCAATTTCCTTCTTCTCTACACTAACCCACCAATCTTTTGTTGTTGGATCCTGCATACATTGATCAACTTTTATGAGAATACCAATtgttttttgtcaagaaaattataaaagaaataccaataatatgaaaattacCTGGAAGATAGAAAGTGGAAGATTGATAACAAGTCCATTAAGGAAGGATGTTTTGTTGAATGATTGACCTGGAGTAATTGTATTATCGGCTTGAACAAAACCTGAACAATCTAAATTGTAGCATCCCGTCTTCTTGAAAGAATCATTCTGTTAATTTACCAAAAGCTTTTATATGCCATCAAGTTATAAGATCTTAGTGgtaaacaatattaaaaacattttaaaaaacttaccgtccaaaagacaaaaaaatgagTTAGGTCGTCATTGTATAATTGAGGAAGCACCTAACATAATTTTGAGTCTATGTTAGACATTGTATataatattacaaaattaaCAAGCTGTTcacaaaaaactcaaaaaaaaaataaaaaaaattacataaatttaTACTCACATGCCATCCAATTGTGATTATATTAGAATTATCTGGAGGTCCACTTCGAACCCATATAACTGCAGAACTCGTTTGATCCTTCTCAACAATTGGATTATAAACACTAACTGTTCCACTAACTCCGTGCATCTTAGTACCAATTGTTGGACGGAGAATTACTCCCGCAAACTATAAAACTCAATATCATAAGGAGCGTTTAAAATCGAAAAGTTACAACGGTAATTATTACATAAAAGTATCAAAATAAACGGTAAAGCCAACGAAaaatagaaactaaaaacaaaattaaaaaaaaaaaaaaaaaatcacttctaAACATCTGAATGATCATAACAATACCAATAACTATACAAAATCCAAAGAAATACATGTTAAACAACAAGATTTTGACCAAACAATTAATATGTCAATATAGGTTATCTCAAAATTAATATCAATGCAATGATCAATTATATATCAAAACTTTGTAtactaaaat
Above is a genomic segment from Medicago truncatula cultivar Jemalong A17 chromosome 5, MtrunA17r5.0-ANR, whole genome shotgun sequence containing:
- the LOC11437385 gene encoding uncharacterized protein, translating into MHGVSGTVSVYNPIVEKDQTSSAVIWVRSGPPDNSNIITIGWHVLPQLYNDDLTHFFVFWTNDSFKKTGCYNLDCSGFVQADNTITPGQSFNKTSFLNGLVINLPLSIFQDPTTKDWWVSVEKKEIGYFPASLFSNMTYVDEVAWMAITTTPLGTRSPSMGCGEFPMGISNHGSYFKNPEFVNDFGQNQPLEKDDGHIYTSKFVCFGAEYIEDKDVGLSVEFGGPAGCNA